The following proteins are encoded in a genomic region of Oncorhynchus kisutch isolate 150728-3 linkage group LG6, Okis_V2, whole genome shotgun sequence:
- the anxa3b gene encoding annexin A3b, whose translation MANVWGDLDLLLDSPSSLTVTSTARGTIKEKAGFKAAEDVVALRKAIEGIGTTEKTLVEVLTGRSNAQRQLICKAYQEAANRTLVDDLKGDTHGDFEDLLVALVTPPALFDCHEVIGAIKGPGTTEETLTEIFASRSNKQIKALSDAYLAETGRSMTHDLKSEVSGDYATTLLILAEGKRDESTNVDPAKAKADAKALYEAGEKKWGTDESKFIDILCHRSVPQLRQTLVEYKALSNKTLQESIEREMSGTLEDLLVAIVKCVKSVPAYLAERLFKSTKGVGTTESILTRIMVGRSEMDMLDIRAEFKKLFGCSLYSTIKSETAGSYGQALLKLCGEDD comes from the exons ATGGCCAATGTTTGG GGTGACTTGGATCTCCTTTTGGATTCACCTTCCTCTTTGACAGTAACG TCCACCGCCCGAGGAACCATTAAAGAGAAAGCGGGATTCAAAGCAGCAGAAGATGTAGTTGCTCTACGGAAGGCCATAGAGGGAATAG GTACCACTGAGAAGACTCTAGTTGAAGTTCTAACCGGGAGGAGCAATGCCCAGCGTCAGCTCATCTGTAAAGCGTACCAGGAAGCTGCCAACAGG acattaGTGGATGACCTGAAGGGGGACACCCATGGGGACTTTGAGGACTTGTTGGTTGCTCTGGTCACCCCTCCTGCTCTTTTCGACTGTCATGAGGTCATCGGAGCCATCAAG ggtcctgGGACAACTGAGGAGACTTTAACAGAGATATTTGCCTCAAGATCCAACAAGCAAATCAAGGCTCTATCTGATGCTTACTTAGCAG AAACTGGGCGATCAATGACTCACGACCTcaagtctgaggtatctggggaCTATGCTACAACACTTCTCATCTTGGCTGAG GGAAAGCGAGATGAGAGTACGAATGTGGACCCGGCTAAAGCTAAAGCGGACGCTAAG gCCCTGTACGAGGCTGGAGAGAAGAAGTGGGGGACTGATGAAAGCAAGTTCATTGACATCCTGTGTCACCGGAGTGTTCCTCAGCTGAGACAGA CCCTAGTGGAGTATAAGGCCTTGAGCAACAAAACTCTACAGGAGAGCATTGAGAGGGAGATGTCAGGGACTCTAGAGGATCTACTGGTGGCTATTG TGAAATGTGTGAAGAGTGTTCCTGCCTACCTGGCTGAGAGACTGTTCAAAAGCACAAAG GGCGTGGGGACCACCGAGTCCATTCTGACCAGGATCATGGTTGGCCGCTCTGAGATGGACATGCTGGACATCAGGGCAGAGTTTAAAAAGCTGTTTGGCTGTTCTCTCTACTCCACCATCAAG